DNA sequence from the Desulfofalx alkaliphila DSM 12257 genome:
TTGTTCTAAAGTAGCCAAATTTTTAGAAGCAGCGGTGGTGGCTAAGCAAAATATAATTATTTCTGGTGGTACCGGTAGCGGTAAAACCACAACCCTGAACTGCGTGGCCAGTTTTATACCTAAAAAAGAAAGTATTATTACTATAGAAGATCCCTGCGAACTACAACTACAACACCCCTTTGTTAGAAAACTGGAAGCAAGGCCACCCAATAATGAGGGTAAAGGTGGCATTACACAAAAGCAGTGTATTGCTTTTTCGCTGAGGATGCGCCCGGACAGGATTGTTGTGGGTGAGGTTAGAGAAGACGAAACCTTAGCGATGCTACAGGCCATGAATACCGGACACCCGGGCAGTTTATCAACGATTCACTCTGACAGCGCCTATGAGTGCATAGATAGGCTATATACACTGATTAGCCAGTATTCCACCATGCCAAACGAAGCGATATATAATCAAATAAAGACCATTGACCTAATTGTGCAAGTAGTGCGTGAAAAGGGTGGTAGACGTAGGCTAGACCATATCGTAGAGGTAAACGGAATAAAAAAGGACGATGTAACGGGCACCATTACTTTAGATTTAAACACTCTAATTCAGTACGACAAGAAAACCGATAGCTTTGTTTGGGTGGCTAAAGAGTTTAAGCGGAAAGAGATTCTGATTGAAGGAGGTTGGCAGCAGTGAGCCTCCTTATATTATGCCAAATTCTAGTTGCCCTTTCGGTGATAATGATATTTTTCGGACCCAAAATACTTTTTAAAAACAGATATGTCCGGTACAAGGATGAAAAGCTTGAGAGTGCCAGCGGAGTTAAAACATCCTCAAACTACATTGCTTTAATTGCTGGTTGTATCGGAGGTGCCGGAATTGCCTATGCAGTAACAGGTAGCATGTTGTTTACACTGCTGGGGTTAAGCGGAGGTTTTTTTGCTCTCAAGTGGATGCAAAAGAAACAAGAAGAAGATCGCAAAGAACTCTTGCGACAACAATATCCTGATATACTATCCCAACTAGAGGCAGCCAGTAGGGGTAATTTAAACCCTTATCAAGCCCTAGAAGATACAGTACCTAACCTGCCCCGCCCAGCTAGAGATATATTCTATGAAGTGCTGCGCCGGGTAAGAACAGGCCAGAGCATGTCAGACTCACTAGATGATGTTATTAAAGAGACTGGTTGGAGGGATCTTAAAACACTGTCACTAGCCTTTAAACTTAATAGCCGAATGGGTATAGATATATCAAAAATCTGTAATCATGCAATTGAAGCCCATTACGACAAAGAAAGCCAGCAGGGGCAAATAAGGGCGGCTACTTCCCAAAACGCAGCAACCATTAAGGTGCTAAGTGGATTGCCTTTCTTTATTGTAGGAGTTGCCAGAGCAGTATCGCCAGAGTTTGCAGCTCCTCTATTTAATACTTTAGGGGGAGGTATCTTTTTTGCTTTATGCGTCCTTATGATAGTTATGGGTAACTTA
Encoded proteins:
- a CDS encoding CpaF family protein — encoded protein: MSLDTELIQKISSLCGEHRHFEFIDDTVSSDQDVAMSNVPGLSVVDYDRIRVYVQTELRRQLKPEEQRRSRDPLVRSKLRSIVARALVANDIPLGQNAAEKLVDELGNDCLGFGPIEPFFFDKDVTEMIFNKDEIRIEKHGKLELIEGVVFKSEDHIRDVLDRMIAPTGRSISPNVPWVNATLWDGSRLIAQIPPLSPEGTLVTIRRFRDDMTIEKLLERKAFCSKVAKFLEAAVVAKQNIIISGGTGSGKTTTLNCVASFIPKKESIITIEDPCELQLQHPFVRKLEARPPNNEGKGGITQKQCIAFSLRMRPDRIVVGEVREDETLAMLQAMNTGHPGSLSTIHSDSAYECIDRLYTLISQYSTMPNEAIYNQIKTIDLIVQVVREKGGRRRLDHIVEVNGIKKDDVTGTITLDLNTLIQYDKKTDSFVWVAKEFKRKEILIEGGWQQ
- a CDS encoding type II secretion system F family protein, translated to MSLLILCQILVALSVIMIFFGPKILFKNRYVRYKDEKLESASGVKTSSNYIALIAGCIGGAGIAYAVTGSMLFTLLGLSGGFFALKWMQKKQEEDRKELLRQQYPDILSQLEAASRGNLNPYQALEDTVPNLPRPARDIFYEVLRRVRTGQSMSDSLDDVIKETGWRDLKTLSLAFKLNSRMGIDISKICNHAIEAHYDKESQQGQIRAATSQNAATIKVLSGLPFFIVGVARAVSPEFAAPLFNTLGGGIFFALCVLMIVMGNLVAKNMIVKTLEG